Proteins co-encoded in one Dasypus novemcinctus isolate mDasNov1 chromosome 6, mDasNov1.1.hap2, whole genome shotgun sequence genomic window:
- the NKX6-2 gene encoding homeobox protein Nkx-6.2 — protein sequence MDANRPGAFVLSSAPLAALHNMAEMKTSLFPYALQGPAGFKAPALGGLGAQLPLGTPHGISDILGRPVGAAGGGLLGSLPRLGGLASSAGVYFGPAAAVARGYPKPLAELPGRPPIFWPGVVQGSPWRDPRLAGPAQAAGVLDKDGKKKHSRPTFSGQQIFALEKTFEQTKYLAGPERARLAYSLGMTESQVKVWFQNRRTKWRKRHAAEMASAKKKQDSDAEKLKVGGSDAEDDDDEYNRPLDPNSDDEKITRLLKKHKPPSLALVSPCGGGAGDAL from the exons aTGGACGCTAACCGGCCGGGCGCGTTCGTGCTGAGCAGCGCGCCGCTGGCCGCGCTGCACAACATGGCCGAGATGAAGACGTCGCTGTTCCCCTACGCCCTGCAGGGCCCGGCCGGCTTCAAGGCGCCCGCGCTCGGCGGCCTGGGCGCGCAGCTGCCGCTCGGCACCCCGCACGGCATCAGCGACATCCTGGGCCGGCCGGtgggcgcggcgggcggcggcctcctgggcagcctgcCCCGCCTCGGCGGGCTCGCCTCGTCGGCCGGCGTCTACTTCGGGCCCGCGGCCGCCGTGGCGCGCGGCTACCCCAAGCCGCTGGCCGAGCTGCCCGGGCGCCCGCCCATCTTCTGGCCCGGCGTGGTGCAGGGCTCGCCCTGGAGGGACCCGCGCCTGGCCGGCCCCG CCCAGGCCGCCGGGGTCCTGGACAAGGACGGCAAGAAGAAGCACTCGCGGCCCACCTTCTCGGGCCAGCAGATCTTCGCGCTGGAGAAGACTTTCGAGCAGACAAAGTACCTGGCGGGCCCCGAGCGCGCGCGGCTCGCCTACTCCCTGGGCATGACTGAGAGCCAGGTCAAG GTCTGGTTCCAGAACCGCCGGACCAAGTGGCGCAAGCGGCACGCGGCGGAGATGGCGTCGGCCAAGAAGAAGCAGGACTCGGACGCCGAGAAGCTGAAGGTGGGCGGCTCGGACGCCGAGGACGACGACGACGAGTACAACCGGCCCCTGGACCCCAACTCGGACGACGAGAAGATCACGCGGCTGCTCAAGAAGCACAAACCGCCGAGCCTGGCGCTGGTCAGCccgtgcggcggcggcgcgggggacGCGTTGTGA